In Poecilia reticulata strain Guanapo linkage group LG11, Guppy_female_1.0+MT, whole genome shotgun sequence, the genomic stretch agAACCTGTAACAGGAAGCAGGATGTGCATCTTATTGCGGGAAACTTGATGGTAAAACCTTTACGAATGTGAAAGCTCTGACTTTGCATTTGTGTCTTCATCCATTTCTGTTGTAGACTTTGCAATTATGGCTCTGACTGTAGGTATGCAAGGCGAGCAGCTATTTTCTTACCGCCATTTTCTGCCTTGCTTGGAAGTACATGTTCTCATGTCTTTCCTAATTTGAAGAGTAAGTAATAGATGGGCTTCTGTACCCAAGTCCTGGATTAAAGGCTCCTAGGAGTTCTGATCAGCTAAAGAAGTAAACGAGTAGATACagaaatgcttgtttttataGGAATTGTTCCATTTTAAAACCTGGATTGATTCTCYGATGTGATAACTAGCATAACAATGGCATTAAAAGTGATTACCATTGTTGGGATTAATTAACTTCAACCTGGGATTGTCCCTGATCTTGTGGCTGTACTTTACATGTTGAGGTTTTCCCACTCGGATGGCTCTGCAGGCGTTTGTTTAAACCTACAGGACTCCTTAACAAATAAAGAGTGTGATCACTTGAcctcagtttctttattttgggacaaaaaaaaaactagaaccAGCTACAGCAGCTTGTGTTTTtgaatatatgaatatttagGATAGTGAAAAATTCAAGTAAGGTAAATTAATAGTGGACTGTTTGCGACCCTTTGATCCACAATTCAGAACTGTAGCAAATGTACTATTTTTAGCAATGTTCCTGTTTTCATTGATTACACTTTGCTAAAATTATCAAGTGTTGCCCAACATTGgctgcaaaatgtttaaaaaaaaaagagaaataaacccaaaagaaCAGCttcagaaaatatataatacagCAACTGTACAAcaccttgtttatatttttggatCAACAATGATTTACAGAttacttttctacaaaaatgtaactactttattaaaataaagtagtTAGTGTACTATTACTTTTTGTCAAATATCACCATCATAATCTTacatagaaatataaaatatttctatggaaactttagccttgatttaaatgaactcagtgtttcagctatCTTCTGTAAGTTTAAGATTTGTGGTAGAGGTGaaagaaggctgactttgtaaccgtctttatgtggctcaGCAGGTTCAGGWCTGAGTCAATCACCACACCCACATTTGTGGCCCGGTCACCAGTTTCTAGCTCTAATAATCCAAAGATTATAACTTYAGTTTTCTTCTGTTCAGCTGGAACATGTTATGGCTCATCCAGGATTTGATCTGTACATCAAATCACCTTTTCACTGATGTTCAGCATCAGTTTTCTCAACGAATTTGAAGATACTTGGAGGTTTTGAGTTACAGAATTTGATTCGACCTAATAATAGTAAATTATTTCCAATTGAGAAACAGTTTTTACCTGAGTCGTGTTAGTGATATCTGTTATTGGCCCTAMGAGTATTAAAAACGATTTAAAAACTCCRATTTAAATGTGAATGCGGACAGAATCGTGTTGAATTGGACAGCATAAAGTGCTTTGTTTACATCGAAACTCCACCTGAAGCARCAAAATGGGGGAGGAGTCGCTTTGCTTCGCGCTGATTGGACGAGTCGAAGCCGGAAGTGACGTTCGCAGCGGCCGTTTcacctttaatttaaaaccGGAACAAACGRATGAGGAAAGTCGATCGGCCGCTGAATGTtttatcagctgttttcatgtgAATGTGAGGACAGACCGCGTGTTAAATAAGGTCTATAAAGGAAACGCTAACTGTGCGTTTATTTGGACCGCAGCTGGACGCGAAACGAACTTCTAGATGAGAGCTCAACATTAGctaaacatcaatattttttattttgcttttaccCAACGCGTCCTTATTTATGCATAGTGAATCATTTTAGGGGGTTTTAATACGTCTAAGTTTCAATGGCGGGATCATCATTTGCAAGAACCAGGAGGAGAGTCAGCGGGGTGGCCGGGCTGATGTGGCCGCTGCTCGGTGCGTGTCTCTGGGCTGCGGTGGTCGGGTACAAGCCGGTGATCATCGTCCACGGATTGTTCGACAGTTCAGACGATTTTAAGAACTTACAGGGGTTCATTAATGAGGTAAGTGGCTAAAAATGACGACAAAATTAGTTATTCTGTTTACATTCTGCATGTCTCGAAGATTAAATTTACCATATGTGACAATATGTACAGCATGTATAgtttaaattattactttataaACACAAGTGGTAATTTGTAGCTTTTAAAAGTGtagtaaatgtttaaaatgttgctatttATTCAGTATTRGAGCATCAatactgcatttaaaaacagattataaTGGCATAAAGTGGCCCAAGAAGTTATACAAACAAATCCGATGAATGCTGCACACCtatcattattttctgtttggacttttttttgttttgtttaatttttcttttcccttctaAGTTCTTTTGCATGtgttatttgtgtcattttttttgtttatttgatctattattatgtcttttttttctttaaaagttatttttgaccTGATTGCCTAAAGACAGAGGGAAATTCATGTTACAgtagcacaaaaacacaaagtgtaaaacagtaatttaaaatactagtgtataaaaattttattaaaagaatgTAGATATATCCAAGTCAGTAATTGAAGAAACTAACTAGTTGGAACAGTTTGTGTGTTTAggtaaattaacttaaaagtagaTTGTTGTAAAGGCAATGAAATGTGCTCTGTCCTGTGTGTTTTCATAAGTTTATGTTGCATCCTAGCAGACATTTATAAACTCTCAACCTGGAAATGtggaaatggttaaaaaaaggaaattttgtGGGCTTTTTATGAAACCAAAAAAGGTTTCAGCCTgtacttcctctttttttcctacTCTGTAGCTGCAAACCGAAACCAGAAAACCAactaaatataaacttttttctgcttcacttcGCCTTAACTTCCACAACATTTCCTCAAGTGCCTTCCAACCCCAAACGAAGCTTTGTTTCCGTCCTGCAGTCTCATCCTGGGACCAATGTGACAGTCATCGACCTTTTCGACAGAGGGGCCAGCCTGGAGCCCATGTGGAAGCAGGTGGAGGGATTCAAGGCAGCCATTTACCCAATAATGCAAAACGCTGCAGATGGAGTTCATTTCATCTGCTACTCTCAAGGTGAGTGCATTCCTGAACTGCAGATGATAAAGTGCTGGTATGCGAACCGGGCAGCAGAATTGATCTTTCATAAACAGTTGACTGTAATTTGTAGGAGTCTCTGTCTGCACTTATTGCtggatacattttttatgatgtttggGATTTCTGCTGGAAACTCCCAACGATCAGCAGCGATCACAGACACGCAGGAGCAGATTAGACTTTTAgactttttgctcattttcttaTCAGGTGTTTTTCTCAGAAAGGCATTTTTAGAAACAAGCATGCAGGACTTggaatttgatttcttttactAAAAGTGTTTGTCCAAGTTTTGActcttaaatgtcattttttcctgtttgtattttaagtttCTCTAATTTATGTTKGtgttatttaattacattaGAATTTCATCTGTAGTTTCTACTTTTATGTAGTTCAATTTCACAAAGGGAAGCTTGTAAATTACAGACTCGTTACAGAAATACTGACgtttttgctgttaaatttgTTGATTGAGAATTATATCTAATGAATAAATTAggtaaatgtttttccttttcttgttacTTTAGGTGGACTCGTTTGCAGAGGGATCCTTTCCATTCTGCCCGACCACAACGTTCACTCGTTCATCTCTCTGTCTGCGCCTCAGGCTGGGCAATATGGAGGTGTGTGCGACGTTAATATAAAAGTGATGACTACAAATGTCACAGGTGTCATGGAAGAAGTTACTTTAACAAGCGTCTGGatgagaagaaataagaaatgtattaaaaccttGCAAGGTGATACCAGAAATACAGAGTCAAAGGAGTCTGTCGGTCTGCTCTGATCAATAGTGAATCTTCCTTCTATAGGTTCTggtcagagaagagagacttgaTTAGACAATAGGTGTGAATCCCTGATCGTTACGCACCAGGGATTCTGTGGAGCCCAACACAGATGGTTTGACCATTTGTCTATTGTTAAGGAAAGGAGGTCATTCTTTCATGATAAAGGGGCCAGGTAAGTTCTGGGTTGGGGGAGAAACACTTAGCTGGTCTTCAGGATCAATGACGTCCCCTGCTGTCATATGGTACTGCAGAAATCTATAGGAGAGCAGCATGACCTCATGRTAAGATCACGCAGTCACATGATCTCATCAGACACAATCTAAAGGTGAGGAGCACAttataacattttccatttcacaGGTTTGTGAGTTTATTAAATCCAGAGTTGAGTAGTAACTAGTTACGTTTGCTTGAGCaacttttctggaaaaaaaaaagttcttttaaGAGTATTTTAACTTGCTGTCACTGCTACTTTTACCTGCGTAACCATGTGATGAATTATTTGGCTATAGTTCCTGGAATctgtaacttcactgaatggagaacaaacatgttttaaagaaaaaacagacacacagctgtagtttttgttaaaagtttcataaggtttatattgaaagaaactgatttggaaaaatgtttcttttagctGCTGATTTCgttccttaaaataccaaaatgtccacttatctttatattttgattCATTAGAatctaattttgaaatattaaatgattgatgttttgatcagttaccatttttttcccaaatacCTTTTcattcttacttgagtaatttcttggacagccWctttttacttttacttgagtgaaaacagtttttgaagtagtgctacttcGACACCGAGTATAATCTCTGGGTTTTCTGCCTTCCTCTGATTAAACCCCGGGATCTTCTGCTCCTCGTTTCCTCCCAGATACAGACTACCTGAAGTATCTCTTCCCTCAGTTTGTGAAGTCAAACCTCTACCACCTCTGTTACACGGCGATCGGTCAGAGGGTTTCCATCTGCAACTACTGGAACGGTACGTAGTAGCtagttacttttacttgagtaacttttttgaagaaaaacaaatgctgtactccttactttaacttgagtcattttgttgaataaaatctctggattttacacactgaacaaaaaacaaacatgttttaaccaaagattaaccagacacagacctgcagtttttattaaggtttcttaagttttttattgaaagaaactgatttggacaaaaattatttcctggttttgttttgtttttttcttactcatattattttcatttttgtccttttaaaatACCACAAttttcacttaactttatattttggtccgtctgatgatgcaatttttaaatgttaactgattaataatttgatcagttactcagtattttttatttttttttactcttgagtaatttcttggatggatacttttttaaagttataaaatctCGTGGATGTAACTTgtttctgcctctctctctccagaCCCCCACCACAGAGACCTGTATGTGAACACCAGCGACTACCTGGCTTTGATTAACAGCGAGAGACCAAACCCAAATTCAACAGGTTAGAGACGGTTTGTTTATGTAGAAATAAgctgaagtagtgctactcttgcTTGAGTACAATTTGTGGTGGTGACATATGGGCCTGTCTCCatgacaaattttgctggatgataaattgtcccagatgttattgtgataaacaacaataacaataataacaataatgatgctgtattttccggactataaggtGCACTTAAAAGCCTTTAACTGTatcaaaaagcaacataatCCGGAGCGCCTTAAATATGGTTCTGGAGTAAAACAGCGCCCTCTAGTGAATTAACATGAATTAATTCTGGTTGTGTTGACGGACCTCGAAGCGCTCACTGTGCTCYgtcaaaatgttttagttacaTTACGGTTACTGTAGTCAGTAATACTTATTGTGCTTTGACTTTGCTTTGCTGAATGTGCCTTATAGTCCAGTTTGCTTTatgaaaaaagctcaaaaatagACCATTAATTGactgcgccttataatccagtggcCCAWAGTACGKAAAACacggtaatggcataataaagcaagaaaacaatCTCAAAGATcactaaactttaaattctaacaaacGTTTAACACTGgtactggaagacatttaagtaaataaactaaacagcAGAAACTARTTGAGACCMAAACACCAGMSTGAAGAATTTTAtcgtccagtttttggtagaaaaagagagaaaaatagagaaatcatgcaaatggaaattcaTGAACCTGATGGCCTCGTCACGTTTCTTTGTTAAATGAGTCAAACTTCCTCCTTCAGAATGGAARGAGAACTTCCTGAARATCCGgaagctggttctgattggagGCCCGGACGACGGCGTCATCACCCCCTGGCAGTCCAGGTGAGTTCACAGCACAGCTGCTTTGAGAAACAACACAGAGATCATTTCTAGTGGGAGATTAGAAaaaccagaacctgctgctcCACCTCTTCTCTCCTCACGTTTTCCAAGCAAACACATCAAATCTCTGAAGGTTTTATATTTTCCCAGGGTCATAACAATRGTCTGTGCTCAGTTCACACAGTGTTTCTTTCTCATGACGGGGTTTTCCTGAGATCTGCTGATTCTCATGTGATGCTCACGCTCTCCGTCTCTCATGTGTTACAGTCAGTTTGGATTTTATGACGACAATGAGACGGTCATCGAGATCCAGCACCARGATGTGAGTAGAAATCAGACGCAAAATTCATTTGTGTGCATTGTTTAtcaaaataaagtacaaaaaaaaaattctaattatgTGGAACTTCCTGGAGGGACTGCGCTTGTTTGGGAGGAATAAAAAGGTTTGCAGAGTTgcgtgttttcttttttgttatgtttcGCCATTTAACGCTGGACTGTGTTTGGAAGAAACAAACGGCATGTACCAGATGTGAAGCATGGTGGAGGAGGAGTGATGATCTGGGACTGTTTTGAACCCTAGAAGTTACTAAGTCGAGGATTTATTTGCTGTATATCAAGTGTTGCAGAAATGAGTCATCCAAACAACGAAGGGATCTCCTAAAGCAGAGCTGAAAACTCAGTTTAATTTTGGTtcatatcaaaaatctgaatgttcttaaagggccggttgtgccagaatgtattgataaaaaccaattaaactgttaaaatatcaataaatagctgttcctccaggattttgtgatggTTTTAGTGTTTGTTTGCAATCACaattacagattttgtggtgccaatTTAGAAAGRAATTTTTATGACATTTGCGCTAATGTTTATTATTCGCCRTATCAATTACGGACTGTAACTTGACATCCAGTAAGGCTGaatgtttttgacaaattttctgaaaatctgcagtaaagtcagaaaaaatgtggagatttttttgattttgtgtgaattttgcatatttgtgaaaaactggagtctacagggccacataaaaagctgaagCGAGCCAGATTTGGCCCTCGGGCCTCGGGTTTGACACGTGTTATAAAGGAACCTGATGAACAAGTTATTGGCRCTTGATGTGATTCTAAAAGCTGCTAAATTGAGgagttttcttaaatttttcatACATCATCCCMatttttcctctgttttaatAAGTAATGAcatgatttacatattttctttaactttcaaattatttttataatgttataGTGAGAGAGTGCACTTTCTTACTATCttgactttaaatgcaaattgtgCAGAGAAGCCTTTTTAAAGAGACCTAAACCAAGTTATAGAGCGGAGCTGTTTCTTCTATCCCGCAGTCAAAAACGTCTGGAGGTTTGTGATGTTTCTGACAGTGAAGACCTGCAGTGAAATctctgttttcctcctgcagctgtATCTGAGAGACGTTTTT encodes the following:
- the ppt2b gene encoding lysosomal thioesterase PPT2; amino-acid sequence: MAGSSFARTRRRVSGVAGLMWPLLGACLWAAVVGYKPVIIVHGLFDSSDDFKNLQGFINESHPGTNVTVIDLFDRGASLEPMWKQVEGFKAAIYPIMQNAADGVHFICYSQGGLVCRGILSILPDHNVHSFISLSAPQAGQYGDTDYLKYLFPQFVKSNLYHLCYTAIGQRVSICNYWNDPHHRDLYVNTSDYLALINSERPNPNSTEWKENFLKIRKLVLIGGPDDGVITPWQSSQFGFYDDNETVIEIQHQDLYLRDVFGLKTLAARGDLFFCTVPGIEHVWWHSNETVFQTCIEKWLV